Proteins encoded within one genomic window of Anastrepha ludens isolate Willacy chromosome 4, idAnaLude1.1, whole genome shotgun sequence:
- the LOC128861820 gene encoding uncharacterized protein LOC128861820 — protein sequence MDSNTSGSAGTSGVRIVTRKSLFDKMKNENLRNFEEKLGFLRDHLFTQDDLSESQLNKLKHNFAHLKSELKQRWIKAHKKEEVFLKNNHLWLEGTFEIPVTTTNRQGRPRKSFGESSERSKRRKTEDIRSIVEDGVLIHAAQVELRKSGKRDASRVLQDITSSPTRATKYKKAFDTSKCGVSSRLTPMEALKMFIDADLTRGRYEIIRKTNKKFFPCYSLIQEAKKKCYPPPETTTVTSTCAETQLQPLIDITVKRLSEFLEEVLLRINK from the exons ATGGATTCAAATACTTCAG gttCAGCGGGTACCTCTGGAGTGAGAATAGTGACTCGTAAATCACTCTTCGATAAGATGAAGAATGAAAATTTACgtaattttgaagaaaagttgggttttttaaGAGACCACCTTTTCACTCAAGACGACCTTTCTGAAAGTCAGTTAAATAAACTGAAACACAATTTTGCGCATCTTAAATCAGAACTGAAGCAAAGGTGGATTAAAGCGCACAAAAAAGAAGaggttttcttaaaaaacaaccaTCTTTGGCTGGAAGGTACTTTCGAAATTCCAGTCACAACTACAAATCGTCAAGGTCGCCCTCGCAAATCATTTGGTGAATCTAGCGAAAGGAGCAAAAGGAGGAAAACCGAAGATATTCGCTCCATTGTAGAAGATGGTGTTTTAATTCACGCAGCACAAGTTGAATTAAGAAAATCTGGAAAACGTGATGCTTCCCGCGTACTCCAAGATATAACAAGCTCCCCGACTCGTGCAACGAAGTACAAAAAAGCTTTCGATACCTCTAAGTGTGGAGTATCATCGCGTCTAACCCCTATGGAagctttaaaaatgtttatagatGCAGATTTAACACGAGGACGATATGAAATCATAAGAAAGACAAACAAGAAGTTTTTTCCCTGTTATAGCTTAATTCAAGAAGCCAAAAAGAAATGTTATCCTCCTCCAGAAACGACCACGGTAACGAGTACCTGCGCGGAAACCCAACTGCAACCATTAATTGATATTACTGTCAAGCGTTTATCAGAATTCTTAGAAGAAGTCTTATTGAGAATAAACAAATAA